CCTCCCTCCACTTTCACTTCCACTTCCACTTCCACTTCCATCACCCTACCCTCACCACCGCGCTTGCAGTCAAGGTGAATCGTGTGCAAACAAAACCTGCCCGGACCACCTCGAGGACGGCAGCCGTGCCCATGACCGCCCGCTCACATTGACGTCGTCGCCTTCCTCGCCATATCCACTTGCTTCCTCGCCGTCTGCCTTCCTCCCGCCCGACGCCTTCGTCCCTTCGTCCACCCATTGCCGGCCACATGCTCGAGCTACAGCTCCCTCGCCCACCAATGCCTCACGCCATCCCGCGGGAGCCTCCCTTCAACCTGTTCGCTCCTACCTCGCACAGCTCCTCCAAGCTCGACACAACCATGCAGCTGCCCTATCCCAGGATATCCAACGGCTATGAGCAGGACTCGCTGCGGACAGCTCCGAGAGCACCTCTCACCCCTCCCGACCTCCCAGGCTCAGCAGTTAGGGTCGTATCGCTGCCGTCGAATCAGGGTTCTGGACACCAGTACGGCTATCAGCTGCCTGCTATTGGAAACTCAAGATCAGTCACAGCCACAAGAAGCCCTAGCCCTTCAAGGCAGCAACCACAAGCACAAGACATGGCACAGACACCGCGGAAAAAGTGGTCAATATCACCCAACCTTAGGATACCGCCAACTATTAGCACACCGCAAGAGGGTCTTCCTCAACTCGCAGCAGAGGTGGGTTCAAAGTCTTCTCATCCGCAGTACCTGTATTGACTTGATAGGTGACATGCCTCTTCTGGTTTGAGAGCGCCTCAACTCTCCAGCAAGTGGTCGATACCTCGTCCCCACGTCAACCCCTACAACCTCTTGTCCCCGATGCACATCCTACAACCGGATTCCGCAAATGGGTAGCAACCATCTTGACCACCACACAGGTTGCTCAGAATGTCATTCTCTTGGCATTGCTGTTCATCTACAGGCTGAAGCAGACCAACCCCACAGTCAAGGGTAAGCCAGGCAGTGAATATCGTCTCCTAACTGTAGCTCTCATGCTGGGCAACAAGTTTCTCGATGATAACACATATACGAACAAGACATGGGCAGAAGTCTCAGGCATCTCGGTACAAGAGGTGCACATCATGGAGGTTGAATTTCTCAGCAACATGCGTTACAGCCTATTTACATCAAAGGAGAAATGGAACGAGTGGCACGGCATCCTCGGCAAGTTCGGCACTTTTTTCGATCGAGCCTCCAAGATCCCCGCCTCTGGTGCGATAAGCCCAGTTGGATCCCAGCATATGCTTGGAGTGCCGCCCAACTTTGTCCCGTCGCCACCTACCCAGCAACAAACTTCTCCGCCTACATCCATGATGTATTCGCCCAGCCACATGGCCTTTTCCAATACCCCGCTTTTGCAACCACAGGCCACATCAGCCACCGTTTCTCCGATTGGCGCTCTTCCTGAACTTGGGCCCATTCAGCGTAAACGCAGCGCTGACTACTCCGCCGAGCCACCAGCGAAGCGACAGGCTCACGGATTTGCGCCTGGTCCCTACAGCAATGCACCACCGATCCCTACCCTGCAAACGCCCATCAATAGGTCCTTTGAGCCACCACCGTCCGTTAACCGGCTGCCGCCTCTCCCAAGCCTTTCCATACCTCCTCTACAGCAGATGCAGCCTGCACAGACAAAGAACTGGTCGGAGCTTCCACTTCCGGTTGCAGGTGGTCGCTCGATGGCTATGGTATATCCTCCTCCGGTTCAATGGCAACAGCCCAATAGCACACCGACTACCTCGGCCCCACCTCCTTTCCCTCATAATTACACACCGACTACCGATCCCTCTCGCCAAGTCAGTCCGTATCCTCAGTCAGCTGGTTCCTCGCCTGTGAGCGCTTCGTATCCAGCGACCAATTCCAGGCAGCTGTCGCCGTCCCATTTCTTGAACCAGCGTCAATCTCCATATCGACCGGTCAGGGGTGTGCAGACATTGCTTGTGCCACCACCATCTACATCCATTCACAATCCGGCACGGAACATTGGTTACGACCAGATGCAATATCAACCTCTTGGCCGACCCATGACAGATCGGCGCTCTGGTCTCTTGCCGTACATGGATCGCAGTGCATGGCCCGAGACTAACCAGTTTAACCAACTTCCCGTCCCTCAACAGCCAGTTTTTAGATAAACTGCCATGACCTTGTCTTCATGTATCCACTTCACCAAGCTCTGAACAGCTGATGGTGTTCAACTTTTAGTTTACTGGATATCTTATTTGCTGCGTTCGAGCGTGCATTGCATTGGGGGGTAAATTTTCTTCCTGCTATACGATCAATCGAGTTGATCAATTCTTTCTTCAGGGAAGTTAGCATACACAGGCGTTACTGTTCATGTCATCTTGTGCCTAGTCGGCAGGCGAGACGTGACGGAATGAAATTTGGCATGAACGGCGTTTTGACCGTGATCGAAAGCTATCTTGGCTTTGTAGTGTACAAGCCACTAGTATAGGAATCAGCGGTATCTAGCCCCCATGGGCTGTCAATTAAACCCAAATTAGATTAATCCATGATCATCTTGTGTTGTCATTAATCGTATATGGAGTGTGTGACATACCGCACACAGGATTATAGGCTGATGCTTTTCTGGGAGCGGCTTGTCGTATACCTTCGGATTTGCTGTTTCATATCCAGGCCCATGTATGTGTAGGGGTAATGGCCTGACAAAATACGAGCAGCACTCATCTTTGATTGTATTGGAACGCGTAATCTGGAAGTCATGAGCACGAGCGAAATGTGGCCCACGTCTAGGGCGGAGCATCGCAATCTTGCATCCGACTCTCGGAGGTTTGTACTACCAAGGGATTACTTCCAACATGGATCCTTGAGGCTGAACGAGGATGCTGATG
The sequence above is a segment of the Pyrenophora tritici-repentis strain M4 chromosome 3, whole genome shotgun sequence genome. Coding sequences within it:
- a CDS encoding Cyclin multi-domain protein, coding for MPHAIPREPPFNLFAPTSHSSSKLDTTMQLPYPRISNGYEQDSLRTAPRAPLTPPDLPGSAVRVVSLPSNQGSGHQYGYQLPAIGNSRSVTATRSPSPSRQQPQAQDMAQTPRKKWSISPNLRIPPTISTPQEGLPQLAAEVTCLFWFESASTLQQVVDTSSPRQPLQPLVPDAHPTTGFRKWVATILTTTQVAQNVILLALLFIYRLKQTNPTVKGKPGSEYRLLTVALMLGNKFLDDNTYTNKTWAEVSGISVQEVHIMEVEFLSNMRYSLFTSKEKWNEWHGILGKFGTFFDRASKIPASGAISPVGSQHMLGVPPNFVPSPPTQQQTSPPTSMMYSPSHMAFSNTPLLQPQATSATVSPIGALPELGPIQRKRSADYSAEPPAKRQAHGFAPGPYSNAPPIPTLQTPINRSFEPPPSVNRLPPLPSLSIPPLQQMQPAQTKNWSELPLPVAGGRSMAMVYPPPVQWQQPNSTPTTSAPPPFPHNYTPTTDPSRQVSPYPQSAGSSPVSASYPATNSRQLSPSHFLNQRQSPYRPVRGVQTLLVPPPSTSIHNPARNIGYDQMQYQPLGRPMTDRRSGLLPYMDRSAWPETNQFNQLPVPQQPVFR